A DNA window from Parabacteroides johnsonii DSM 18315 contains the following coding sequences:
- a CDS encoding dCMP deaminase family protein, protein MCDKKEKQLELDKRYLRMAAVWAENSYCKRRQVGALIVRDQMIISDGYNGTPSGFENVCEDENNVTKPYVLHAEANAITKVAASSNSSKDATIYVTSAPCIECAKLIIQSGIKRVVYSEKYRVEDGCNLLRRAGVIIDYIEIND, encoded by the coding sequence ATGTGCGATAAGAAGGAAAAGCAACTCGAATTGGATAAGCGTTATCTCAGGATGGCAGCCGTATGGGCGGAAAATTCGTATTGCAAGAGACGCCAGGTTGGGGCACTGATAGTCAGGGACCAAATGATTATCTCTGACGGATATAACGGTACGCCATCCGGTTTCGAGAATGTTTGCGAAGACGAGAATAATGTCACCAAACCTTACGTCCTACATGCGGAAGCCAATGCCATCACGAAAGTGGCCGCTTCGTCCAACAGCAGCAAAGACGCAACGATCTACGTCACCTCCGCTCCTTGCATCGAATGTGCCAAACTCATCATCCAATCTGGGATCAAGCGGGTGGTATACTCTGAAAAATACAGGGTGGAAGATGGTTGCAACCTATTACGTCGCGCAGGTGTTATTATAGATTATATAGAAATAAACGACTAA
- a CDS encoding M3 family metallopeptidase, which produces MKQNSENPFFGTYRTPFETPPFDQIETEHYEPAFDEGIRQLDEEVRAIANNAKLPTFENTIVALERSGKLLDKVSSAFFNVLNAEADDEMMDISQRVSPKLSESSNNIYLNEKLFARVKSVYDQKEELHLPTEDARLLEETFEAFSVRGAALGPENKEKYRRLSSELSLLSLTFDQNALKDKNRYELLLTKEDELEGLPESIREAAALRAKEKGKTGWLFNLSAPSYVPFMRYSALRGLREKMYREYMSVGNKGDEYDNKEIIRKIVNIRQEIANLMGHANYADYKLKHTMAKTPARVYKLLNELLEAYKPVAQSEYEAVQGFASVTEKKNITVMPWDWSYYSEKLKDTRFNVNDEMTRPYFELNHVKKGVFGLATQLYGITFKENKEIPVYHPEVEAYEVYDADGKFLSILYTDFHPRDGKQSGAWMNSIKEQYRDQDGEDSRPQIIIVMNFTRPTETKPSLLTFDEVNTLLHEFGHALHGMFAKGSYASLSGTNVYRDFVELPSQLMENWLTEKEFLDQIAIHYQTGEKIPQELVQKLIDASNFNVGYACCRQLSFGFLDMAWHTRTEPFGGDVIAFEKEAWKQTVIVPEVTGTLMSSSFGHIFSGGYSAGYYGYKWAEVLDADAFSVFKETGIFNRETARSFRENILSKGGTEDPDILYRRFRGKDAEIGALLKRNGIEPADSSASGSDQMQV; this is translated from the coding sequence ATGAAACAAAATAGCGAAAACCCCTTTTTCGGGACTTATCGGACTCCGTTCGAAACTCCCCCGTTCGACCAAATCGAAACAGAACACTACGAACCTGCTTTCGACGAAGGAATCCGGCAACTGGACGAGGAAGTCCGGGCCATTGCCAACAATGCGAAACTTCCGACATTCGAGAACACAATCGTAGCGCTCGAACGTAGTGGCAAGCTACTGGATAAAGTCAGCTCGGCCTTCTTCAACGTATTGAATGCGGAAGCGGACGACGAAATGATGGATATCTCACAACGGGTATCGCCCAAACTGTCGGAAAGCTCCAACAATATTTATTTGAATGAAAAACTGTTCGCACGGGTAAAAAGTGTCTACGACCAGAAAGAAGAACTGCATCTCCCGACGGAAGACGCACGTCTGCTGGAAGAGACATTCGAAGCTTTTTCCGTACGTGGCGCCGCACTCGGACCCGAAAATAAAGAAAAATACCGCAGACTCAGTTCCGAGTTAAGCCTTCTTTCCCTCACATTCGATCAGAACGCATTGAAAGACAAGAACCGCTACGAACTGTTGCTGACAAAAGAAGACGAACTGGAAGGACTACCGGAAAGCATACGCGAAGCCGCCGCACTCAGGGCTAAAGAAAAAGGAAAAACCGGATGGCTATTTAATCTCTCGGCCCCAAGCTACGTGCCTTTCATGCGTTACTCGGCTTTGCGCGGGTTGCGGGAAAAGATGTACCGGGAATACATGAGCGTAGGCAACAAAGGGGATGAATACGACAATAAAGAAATCATACGGAAAATCGTCAATATCCGCCAGGAAATCGCCAACCTGATGGGACATGCCAACTATGCCGACTACAAACTGAAACACACGATGGCCAAAACTCCCGCACGCGTCTATAAATTACTGAATGAGCTACTGGAGGCATACAAACCGGTTGCCCAAAGCGAATACGAGGCCGTGCAAGGATTTGCTTCGGTAACAGAGAAAAAAAACATAACGGTCATGCCCTGGGATTGGAGTTATTACTCAGAAAAGCTGAAAGATACCCGTTTCAACGTGAACGATGAAATGACGCGTCCCTATTTCGAACTGAACCATGTAAAGAAAGGCGTGTTCGGTCTGGCCACACAATTATATGGCATCACTTTTAAAGAAAATAAAGAGATTCCGGTTTATCATCCCGAAGTAGAGGCATACGAAGTCTACGATGCCGACGGGAAGTTTCTTTCCATATTATATACAGACTTCCATCCGCGCGACGGAAAACAGTCGGGAGCCTGGATGAACAGTATAAAGGAACAATACCGGGATCAAGACGGCGAAGACAGCCGGCCGCAAATCATCATTGTGATGAACTTCACACGTCCGACCGAGACGAAACCTTCTTTATTGACTTTCGACGAGGTCAACACACTGTTACATGAATTCGGACACGCCCTGCACGGAATGTTTGCAAAAGGATCATACGCGAGCCTTTCCGGCACAAATGTCTATCGCGACTTTGTGGAACTTCCTTCCCAACTGATGGAAAACTGGCTGACAGAGAAAGAGTTTCTGGATCAGATCGCCATCCACTATCAAACCGGAGAAAAAATCCCGCAAGAATTAGTACAAAAACTGATAGACGCTTCCAATTTCAACGTAGGATACGCCTGCTGCCGTCAACTGAGCTTCGGTTTTCTGGATATGGCCTGGCATACCCGGACAGAGCCATTCGGCGGGGATGTAATCGCTTTCGAGAAGGAGGCCTGGAAGCAGACCGTGATCGTCCCGGAAGTTACCGGAACCTTGATGAGTAGCAGTTTCGGGCACATTTTCTCTGGGGGATATTCAGCCGGCTATTACGGCTATAAATGGGCGGAAGTCTTGGATGCCGATGCTTTCTCGGTCTTCAAAGAAACGGGAATCTTCAACCGGGAGACAGCCCGTTCTTTTCGTGAAAACATCCTGTCGAAAGGCGGCACCGAAGATCCGGATATCCTGTACAGACGTTTCCGGGGAAAAGATGCAGAAATCGGCGCCCTGTTGAAAAGGAACGGGATAGAACCTGCCGACTCATCTGCATCCGGCTCTGATCAAATGCAAGTGTAA
- a CDS encoding glycogen debranching enzyme N-terminal domain-containing protein, with the protein MSYLKFDKTLMTNLEEALPREILRTNRSGAYHCTTIVDCNTRKYHGLLVIPVPGLDDENHVLLSSLDETVIQHGAEFNLGLHKYQGDNYSPRGHKYIREFECEKVPTTIYRVGGVVLKKEKLFVHHENRILIRYTLLDAHSATTLRLRPFLAFRSVREYTHENAQASREYQVVTNGIKTCMYPGYPELYMQLNKKNEFHYQPDWYRGIEYPKEQERGYDFNEDLYVPGYFEVEIKKGESIVFSGGVSEIGTRTLKKTFEDEVEERTPRDTFQHCLINAAHQFLNKQENESYILAGYPWFKCRARDLFISLPGLTLAIDEVSKFEMVMETARKAIYNFIHNEPSRIKIYEMEHPDILLWAVWCIQQYAKMVSREVCREKYGLLLEEIMKFLCQDKHPNLVLHDNGLLYTYGSNKAVTWMNSTVNGHPVIPRTGYIVEINTLWYNALRFVGELSGEAGNNAFAESLGALAEKSGKSFVNVFLNEYGYLLDYVDGNMMEWSVRPNMIFAVAFDYSPLNSSQKKGVLDIVTKELLTPKGLRSLSPKSGGYNPNYVGPQIQRDYAYHQGTAWPWLAGFYFEAYLRIYKMSGIGFIERYLIGYEDEMSSHCIGSIPELFDGNPPFKGRGAVSFAMNVAEILRILYLLSKYNY; encoded by the coding sequence ATGAGTTATCTTAAATTTGACAAGACTCTTATGACGAACCTGGAAGAAGCGCTACCAAGAGAGATTCTTCGTACAAATCGTTCGGGAGCCTATCATTGTACAACTATCGTTGATTGCAACACAAGAAAATATCACGGATTACTTGTGATTCCGGTTCCGGGACTGGATGATGAGAATCATGTATTGTTGTCGTCATTGGATGAAACTGTCATACAGCATGGAGCCGAATTTAATTTAGGGCTTCATAAGTATCAGGGAGATAATTACAGTCCGAGAGGTCATAAGTACATTCGTGAGTTCGAGTGCGAGAAAGTTCCTACGACGATCTATCGTGTAGGCGGTGTTGTTCTGAAAAAAGAGAAGTTGTTTGTCCATCATGAGAATCGAATCTTGATTCGTTATACGTTGTTGGATGCTCACTCGGCGACAACATTGCGTTTACGTCCGTTCTTGGCGTTTCGCAGTGTCCGCGAATATACACACGAGAATGCTCAGGCCAGTCGCGAATATCAGGTTGTGACGAATGGTATCAAAACATGCATGTATCCGGGCTATCCCGAATTGTATATGCAATTGAACAAAAAGAATGAGTTTCATTACCAGCCTGACTGGTATCGGGGTATCGAATATCCGAAAGAACAGGAGAGAGGCTATGATTTTAACGAGGATCTGTATGTTCCCGGATATTTTGAAGTCGAGATAAAGAAAGGTGAAAGTATCGTCTTTTCCGGTGGGGTTTCTGAAATCGGAACTCGTACATTGAAAAAAACCTTCGAAGACGAGGTTGAAGAACGTACGCCTCGCGATACTTTTCAACATTGTTTGATCAACGCTGCACACCAGTTTTTGAATAAACAGGAAAACGAATCTTATATTTTGGCCGGTTATCCGTGGTTCAAGTGCAGGGCACGCGATTTGTTTATTTCTTTGCCCGGGTTGACTTTGGCTATCGATGAGGTCTCCAAGTTTGAAATGGTAATGGAAACGGCCCGTAAGGCCATTTATAATTTTATCCACAATGAACCGAGCCGGATCAAAATTTATGAAATGGAGCATCCTGATATCTTGCTTTGGGCCGTTTGGTGTATTCAACAATATGCTAAAATGGTTTCACGTGAGGTATGCCGCGAAAAATATGGTTTGTTGTTGGAAGAGATTATGAAGTTCCTCTGCCAGGATAAACATCCGAATCTGGTTTTGCATGATAACGGATTGCTTTATACGTATGGATCGAATAAAGCTGTTACATGGATGAACTCGACGGTTAACGGACATCCCGTTATCCCACGTACAGGATATATCGTTGAAATCAATACGTTATGGTATAACGCTTTGCGGTTTGTCGGAGAATTGTCGGGCGAGGCTGGAAATAACGCTTTCGCCGAATCATTGGGTGCTTTGGCAGAAAAAAGCGGGAAGTCGTTTGTCAATGTCTTCTTGAATGAATATGGCTATTTGCTCGATTATGTTGATGGCAACATGATGGAGTGGAGCGTACGTCCGAATATGATATTTGCTGTGGCATTTGATTATTCGCCTTTGAACTCCAGCCAGAAAAAAGGCGTGCTCGATATTGTAACGAAAGAATTGCTTACTCCTAAGGGACTTCGTTCCTTGAGTCCGAAAAGCGGCGGCTACAATCCTAATTATGTCGGTCCCCAGATTCAGCGTGATTATGCTTATCATCAAGGAACGGCTTGGCCTTGGCTGGCAGGTTTCTATTTTGAGGCATATCTCCGTATCTATAAGATGAGCGGTATAGGATTTATCGAACGTTATCTGATCGGGTATGAAGATGAAATGTCGTCCCATTGTATCGGGTCCATTCCTGAACTGTTTGATGGTAATCCTCCGTTCAAGGGGCGTGGAGCCGTATCATTTGCAATGAATGTTGCAGAAATATTGAGAATATTATACTTATTAAGCAAATATAATTATTGA
- a CDS encoding glycosyltransferase, giving the protein MKVLMFGWEFPPKIYGGLAVASYGITKGLSLQNDVETTFCLPKPTGEEEGFLNIIGMNQVPVVWRDVNYDYLKSRLPNYMTPEQYYAFRDHIYADFSYMNVNDLGCMEFAGGYPSNLHDEINNFSIIAGVVARQQQFDIIHAHDWLTYPAGVHAKMVSGKPLCIHVHATDFDRSRGKVNPTVYAMEKNGMDYADCIMCVSELTRQTVIREYHQDPRKCFAMHNAVYPLSQELLDIPRPEHKKEKVVTFLGRITMQKGPEYFVEAAALVLKRTRNIRFVMAGSGDMLDAMINLAAERGIADRFHFPGFQRGRQVYEAYKNSDVFVMPSVSEPFGIAPLEAMQCGTPSIISKQSGCGEILDKVIKTDYWDIYAMADAIYSICTNPSLFEYLQVEGKKEVDSITWEKVGLRIRALYENVLKNYGK; this is encoded by the coding sequence ATGAAAGTGTTAATGTTTGGATGGGAATTTCCTCCCAAAATATACGGTGGTCTTGCGGTTGCATCCTATGGTATTACTAAAGGTCTGAGTCTGCAGAATGATGTGGAGACGACTTTTTGTTTACCGAAGCCTACCGGTGAAGAAGAAGGTTTCCTGAATATCATAGGTATGAACCAAGTACCTGTCGTATGGAGGGATGTTAATTATGATTATTTAAAGTCCAGGCTTCCCAATTATATGACGCCGGAACAATATTATGCTTTTCGTGACCATATCTATGCCGATTTCTCATATATGAATGTAAATGATTTGGGCTGTATGGAGTTTGCCGGAGGGTATCCGTCTAATTTGCATGACGAGATCAATAACTTTTCGATCATCGCGGGAGTCGTTGCTCGTCAGCAACAGTTTGACATTATCCATGCCCATGACTGGCTGACCTATCCGGCCGGTGTGCATGCAAAGATGGTGAGTGGAAAGCCTCTTTGCATTCATGTCCATGCAACCGATTTCGACCGTTCACGCGGAAAGGTTAATCCGACCGTATATGCAATGGAAAAGAACGGTATGGATTATGCGGATTGTATTATGTGCGTATCTGAATTGACACGGCAGACAGTTATACGGGAATATCATCAGGACCCGCGGAAATGTTTTGCCATGCATAATGCGGTTTATCCGTTGTCACAAGAACTTTTGGACATTCCTCGTCCGGAGCATAAAAAGGAAAAGGTCGTGACTTTCCTGGGACGTATCACTATGCAAAAAGGACCGGAATATTTTGTCGAAGCAGCAGCGCTTGTTTTGAAACGTACACGTAATATCCGGTTCGTTATGGCGGGTTCGGGCGATATGCTGGACGCCATGATCAATCTGGCTGCCGAGCGTGGAATTGCCGATCGTTTCCATTTCCCTGGATTTCAGCGTGGAAGGCAGGTATATGAAGCCTATAAGAACAGTGATGTCTTTGTGATGCCTTCGGTTTCCGAACCTTTCGGGATTGCTCCGTTGGAAGCTATGCAATGCGGAACGCCTTCCATTATTTCCAAACAGTCCGGTTGTGGAGAAATTCTCGACAAGGTGATTAAGACGGACTATTGGGATATTTATGCAATGGCTGACGCTATCTATTCGATCTGTACGAATCCCTCTTTGTTCGAATATCTTCAGGTGGAAGGGAAGAAGGAGGTCGATAGTATCACATGGGAAAAAGTCGGCTTGCGGATTCGCGCTCTTTATGAGAATGTCTTAAAGAATTACGGTAAATAA
- a CDS encoding glycoside hydrolase family 57 protein — translation MKTICLYFEIHQIIHLKRYRCFDIGTDHYYYDDYENERSITEIAERSYIPALTALLEMAKSNGGAFKVAFSISGVALEQLEIYSPAVIDLLHQLNDTGCCEFLCEPYSHGLSSLANEECFREEVSRMSAKIKQVFGQTPKVFRNSSLIYSNEIGSVVASMGFKGILTEGAKHVLGWKSPHYVYHCAYNPNLKILLRDFKLSDDISLRFSNSDWSEYPLFADKYIGWIAGLPEEEQVINIFMELSALGISQSLSSNILQFFKALPACAKEKGISFSTPTEIVTKFKSVDQVDVPYPLSWADEERDTSCWLGNVMQREAFNKLYSVAGRVHLCNDRRIKQDWDYLQASNNFRFMTTKKTGLWLNRGIYDSPYDAFTNYMNILGDFISRVDALYPVEIENEELNSLLTTIKNQGEEIEKLQKELDKYKKKAAKKAAAE, via the coding sequence ATGAAAACAATCTGTCTTTATTTTGAAATACATCAAATTATACATTTGAAACGCTATCGTTGCTTCGATATCGGTACGGATCATTACTATTATGATGATTATGAAAATGAACGCAGTATCACGGAGATTGCAGAGCGTTCTTATATTCCGGCATTGACAGCTTTGCTTGAAATGGCAAAGAGCAACGGAGGAGCTTTTAAAGTCGCTTTTTCTATTTCGGGTGTGGCTTTGGAACAGTTGGAGATCTATTCTCCTGCCGTGATCGACTTGTTGCATCAATTGAATGATACGGGCTGTTGTGAATTTTTGTGCGAACCTTATTCTCATGGGCTTTCTTCTTTGGCTAATGAAGAATGTTTCCGGGAAGAAGTTTCCAGAATGAGTGCGAAGATCAAACAAGTTTTTGGACAAACTCCCAAGGTTTTCCGTAATTCCAGCTTGATTTATTCGAATGAGATCGGATCGGTTGTCGCAAGTATGGGATTCAAAGGGATTTTGACCGAAGGTGCCAAACATGTGTTGGGATGGAAGAGCCCGCATTATGTGTATCATTGTGCATATAATCCTAATTTGAAGATTTTGCTTCGTGATTTCAAATTGTCGGACGATATTAGTTTGCGTTTCTCGAATTCGGATTGGAGCGAATATCCGTTATTCGCTGATAAATATATCGGTTGGATTGCTGGTTTGCCAGAAGAAGAACAGGTTATCAATATTTTTATGGAACTTTCGGCTTTGGGTATCTCACAGTCTTTGTCTTCCAATATTTTGCAATTCTTCAAAGCGTTGCCGGCTTGTGCAAAGGAAAAAGGCATTTCTTTCTCTACTCCGACTGAAATCGTTACGAAATTTAAGTCGGTCGACCAGGTTGATGTTCCTTATCCTTTGTCTTGGGCAGATGAGGAAAGAGACACGAGTTGTTGGCTGGGTAACGTGATGCAGCGTGAAGCGTTTAATAAGTTGTATAGTGTGGCTGGTCGTGTTCATTTGTGCAATGATCGCCGTATCAAGCAAGACTGGGATTATTTGCAGGCAAGTAATAACTTCCGTTTTATGACAACCAAGAAAACGGGGCTTTGGCTGAATCGTGGTATTTATGATTCTCCGTATGATGCATTTACCAATTATATGAATATATTGGGTGATTTTATCAGCCGTGTAGATGCTTTATATCCAGTCGAGATAGAGAACGAAGAATTGAATTCTCTCCTTACGACAATAAAGAACCAAGGGGAAGAAATTGAAAAGTTACAGAAAGAACTTGACAAGTATAAGAAAAAAGCTGCGAAAAAAGCTGCTGCAGAATAG
- a CDS encoding DUF4270 domain-containing protein: protein MKIKLFILGLSLGISILSGCNDDLTQVGTGIQPENDRPLVYADTFYMKAKTLQTDSVYARTIYGSLGEIYDPLYGNLKSDFMCQFYCPENYRFRYTPYNDVIDSVEFKIYYSRSWTGDSLTPMRAQLYEITTPLTRDFYTNIDPEQYCNMQKSLGMQTYTARDLSVSDSLWNATTTNGSQTVYSYDPNITIRMPKELGQRFYDATIKTPEVFNDQNTFNQFFPGIYVTNTYGTGNILNIESTQMNIYYKYTVKGSADQDSLVQTRETFSATSEVIQLNRFKNTDISHLLEPNDSIAYLKSPAGVYTQLTIPAQDITPIIQGRIVSNVDFSLKVLPQEDWKFAFEAPDNVLILPKDSMDTFFKNNNVENNITSYRGEYVASTRTYSFGNIAKLLKTHIENSPDEDLVINVIPVQRRVGTTYNYYNQPQDYTVAIENYLKPSGVKLRIDKDAMEMRIVTIEYR, encoded by the coding sequence ATGAAAATCAAGCTTTTTATACTTGGCCTGAGTCTCGGAATCTCAATTCTGAGCGGGTGTAATGATGATTTGACGCAGGTAGGAACAGGTATTCAACCGGAGAATGACAGACCGCTGGTATATGCGGACACATTCTACATGAAAGCAAAAACATTACAGACAGATTCAGTCTATGCCCGAACAATTTACGGTTCATTAGGGGAAATATACGATCCTTTGTATGGAAACCTAAAATCTGATTTTATGTGTCAGTTCTACTGTCCGGAAAATTATCGGTTCAGGTATACACCCTACAACGACGTAATAGATTCAGTCGAATTTAAAATATATTATAGCCGAAGCTGGACAGGGGATTCTCTAACTCCGATGCGTGCACAACTATATGAAATAACGACTCCACTAACGAGGGATTTTTATACGAATATCGATCCGGAACAATACTGCAATATGCAGAAATCATTAGGTATGCAGACGTATACGGCACGTGATCTAAGTGTTTCGGATTCTCTTTGGAATGCGACAACAACAAACGGTAGCCAAACAGTATATTCCTATGATCCTAATATCACAATTCGTATGCCTAAAGAATTGGGGCAACGTTTCTATGACGCAACAATCAAAACTCCGGAAGTTTTTAACGATCAGAATACGTTCAATCAGTTCTTTCCCGGTATTTATGTCACAAATACATACGGTACTGGAAACATCCTGAACATCGAAAGTACCCAAATGAACATTTACTATAAGTACACGGTAAAAGGCTCCGCCGACCAAGATTCACTCGTACAGACTCGGGAGACTTTCAGTGCGACATCCGAAGTCATCCAATTGAACAGATTCAAGAATACAGACATTAGTCATCTGCTGGAGCCCAATGACAGCATCGCTTATCTGAAGAGTCCGGCAGGCGTATACACCCAGTTGACAATTCCGGCACAAGATATTACCCCGATTATCCAAGGGCGTATTGTCAGCAATGTGGACTTTTCTCTAAAGGTCCTTCCGCAAGAAGACTGGAAATTTGCATTTGAAGCTCCGGACAACGTGCTGATACTTCCGAAAGACTCAATGGATACATTCTTCAAAAACAATAATGTAGAAAATAATATCACTTCCTACCGGGGAGAATATGTAGCTTCAACCCGAACCTACTCATTCGGAAACATAGCCAAGCTGCTTAAAACCCATATCGAAAACTCTCCGGATGAAGATTTGGTTATCAATGTTATCCCCGTACAACGTAGGGTCGGGACGACATACAATTATTACAATCAACCGCAAGATTACACTGTCGCCATCGAGAACTATTTGAAACCTTCCGGTGTAAAACTGCGTATCGACAAAGACGCCATGGAAATGCGTATCGTAACAATCGAATATAGATAA
- a CDS encoding glycogen/starch synthase, whose amino-acid sequence MDAKKILFIAQEITPYLPESEIATICRNLPQGIQERGREIRTFMPKFGSINERRNQLHEVIRLSGMNLIIDDTDHPLIIKVASIQAARMQVYFIDNEDFFQRKHTISDDDGNEYEDNDDRSIFYVRGVLETVKKLRWIPDVIHCHGWMSALTALYIKRMYADDPCLKDAKIVYSIYNDDFKTPFRKEFASKLKMDGAKDSDLKGIKADTSFTGLTKLAIDFADGVIQGSETINQDVLDYIATKKHTPFLPYQSPDVYMDKFNEFYDVVLGTK is encoded by the coding sequence ATGGATGCAAAAAAAATCTTGTTTATAGCTCAAGAAATAACACCCTACCTTCCCGAATCAGAGATTGCAACGATATGCAGAAACCTGCCACAAGGCATACAGGAGCGCGGTCGTGAAATTAGGACTTTCATGCCCAAGTTCGGTAGCATTAACGAACGCCGCAACCAGTTGCACGAAGTAATCCGGCTTTCGGGTATGAATCTCATCATTGATGATACCGATCACCCGCTGATCATAAAGGTAGCATCCATTCAAGCAGCCCGCATGCAGGTATACTTCATTGACAATGAAGATTTCTTCCAAAGAAAGCATACTATTAGCGATGATGATGGAAACGAATACGAGGATAACGACGACCGTTCGATCTTCTACGTTCGTGGTGTATTGGAAACAGTGAAAAAACTCCGTTGGATACCGGATGTCATTCACTGTCATGGTTGGATGTCAGCGCTAACAGCACTGTACATCAAACGTATGTATGCCGACGATCCTTGCCTCAAGGATGCAAAGATTGTATACTCTATTTATAACGATGACTTCAAAACACCGTTCAGAAAAGAATTTGCAAGCAAGTTAAAGATGGATGGAGCCAAGGACAGCGACCTGAAAGGCATCAAAGCCGATACAAGTTTCACCGGGCTGACCAAACTCGCCATTGATTTCGCAGACGGTGTGATACAGGGTAGTGAAACGATCAATCAAGATGTGCTGGATTATATTGCCACTAAAAAGCACACTCCATTCCTGCCTTACCAGTCACCGGACGTTTATATGGATAAATTCAACGAATTCTACGATGTCGTATTAGGCACAAAATAA
- the panC gene encoding pantoate--beta-alanine ligase encodes MKIVNSIKELKSYLAEEKRNNKQIGFVPTMGALHDGHLSLVERCVKENDVCVVSVFVNPTQFNDKHDLETYPRTLDKDCTLLEPAGCDYVFAPSAEEMYPEPDTRTFDFGTVSAVMEGARRPGHFNGVAQIVSKLFYVVEPDNAYFGEKDFQQIAVIRAMVKQLDIPVKINDCPILREADGLALSSRNVRLTPEQRQKAPLIARTLKESANFAPEKSVQEVIDYVINTINADPVMRVEYYEIVDGNTMESIKNWSDTTYPVGCITVYCGEVRLIDNIKY; translated from the coding sequence ATGAAAATAGTAAACAGCATTAAAGAATTGAAGAGTTATCTCGCTGAAGAAAAGCGTAATAACAAACAAATTGGCTTTGTTCCCACTATGGGAGCATTGCATGACGGACACTTGAGCCTGGTTGAACGTTGTGTGAAAGAAAATGACGTGTGTGTAGTCAGTGTTTTTGTCAATCCGACCCAGTTTAACGACAAGCATGACCTTGAAACGTATCCTCGTACGTTGGATAAAGACTGTACTCTGTTGGAACCGGCCGGTTGTGACTATGTATTCGCTCCGTCGGCAGAAGAAATGTATCCGGAGCCTGATACCCGCACATTCGATTTCGGCACTGTTTCGGCCGTAATGGAAGGAGCGCGCCGTCCCGGACATTTCAATGGGGTTGCTCAGATAGTGAGCAAACTTTTTTATGTAGTCGAACCGGATAACGCCTATTTCGGTGAAAAAGATTTCCAGCAGATCGCTGTGATCCGTGCTATGGTGAAGCAATTGGATATACCGGTGAAAATCAACGACTGTCCGATTTTGCGTGAGGCAGACGGTCTGGCTTTGAGTAGCCGTAATGTGCGCTTGACACCTGAACAACGTCAAAAAGCTCCATTAATAGCTCGTACGTTAAAAGAAAGTGCTAACTTTGCACCCGAAAAGAGCGTGCAGGAGGTGATCGACTATGTAATCAACACGATAAATGCCGACCCTGTTATGCGTGTGGAATACTATGAGATTGTAGATGGCAATACGATGGAGTCCATCAAGAACTGGTCCGATACGACTTATCCGGTAGGATGTATTACGGTCTATTGCGGAGAGGTTCGTCTGATAGATAATATTAAATACTAA
- the panD gene encoding aspartate 1-decarboxylase: protein MFIEVVKSKIHRVTVTEANLNYIGSITVDEDLLDAANLIANEKVAIVNNNNGERFETYIIKGERGSGVVCLNGAAARKAQPGDIIIIMSYALMDFEEAKTFKPSVVFPDTATNKLI from the coding sequence ATGTTTATAGAAGTAGTTAAATCAAAGATTCACCGGGTGACGGTAACGGAAGCCAATCTGAATTACATCGGGAGTATCACTGTCGACGAGGATTTGCTGGATGCAGCTAACCTGATTGCCAACGAAAAGGTCGCTATTGTGAATAATAATAACGGTGAACGTTTTGAAACGTATATCATTAAAGGTGAACGAGGCTCGGGAGTCGTTTGCCTGAACGGAGCTGCTGCCCGTAAGGCACAGCCTGGCGATATCATCATTATTATGTCGTATGCCTTGATGGATTTTGAGGAGGCGAAAACATTTAAGCCGTCGGTTGTGTTCCCTGATACGGCAACCAATAAACTGATATGA